In Papaver somniferum cultivar HN1 chromosome 1, ASM357369v1, whole genome shotgun sequence, a genomic segment contains:
- the LOC113360087 gene encoding intracellular protein transport protein USO1-like: MKSNITKWAVRLRRKDGIAEVDRIMRDVDWNDKSNNSARRSNDSSWLNFPVILEGPYISGKAEDGSDIPLPEKLSSYQPWEFVFSEVETKKVAAKRVKTSHHASASQNNKVKSLGDKTSIKGKNIPKSPTSKYSSKRTFSMDELSRKRKRYDSSSSSESSEDDISASDDSSVPSSLKELSNLFAGDLLTAVDNEELNRAFRMVSKICDAPTLDDPPLRGAASAINPNLQFTIDSLGARLSYVISTDYQRKLIKLEKENAKLKAENSTNSDLIRRARERNDELIDLYNLSDEAANLPDGETLLEHLNSSLNNHPNQIFENLSLEELRMKYAALRKSHRSLLTTFNNFKHRLHESQEQIQVLETKKNKLIDEKDEIALKGAKAQEKFQESIVEVQKERDLAVSENNILVEERNLIHSQLLIESEAEFSWAARVLNDAREDKEKNYLQKIEELETRLASKEENNNLQKIKELETRLASEEKDLSSRDSKYQQLKKNFIIMVSNNRNDANRAREAAVKKVCVENSIPLTKYKFPEIPENEHIYDISDSEGEDEESEEEISGSEAERDED, encoded by the exons ATGAAAAGCAATATAACTAAATGGGCCGTTCGCCtaagaagaaaagatggtatCGCTGAAGTTGATAGgatcatgcgagatgttgattggaatgaCAAATCTAACAATTCTGCTCGCAGATCTAATGACTCAAGCTGGCTTAATTTCCCTGTCATTTTAGAGGGTCCTTATATTTCTGGTAAAGCTGAAGATGGTTCTGATATTCCTCTTCCCGAAAAGTTATCTTCTTACCAACCTTGGGAATTTGTATTTTCGGAAGTTGAGACAAAGAAAGTG GCTGCTAAGAGAGTCAAGACTTCACACCATGCATCAGCTTCGCagaataataaa gtgaaATCTTTGGGTGATAAGACTTCAATTAAAGGAAAGAATATTCCCAAAAGTCCTACATCTAAATATTCATCAAAAAGGACATTTTCAATGGATGAACTCTCTAGGAAGCGTAAAAGATatgattcttcttcaagttcGGAGTCTAGTGAGGATGATATCTCTGCTTCTGATGATTCATCAGTTCCTTCTTCTTTGAAAGAGTTGTCCAATCTTTTTGCTGGAGATCTTTTGACTGCtgttgataatgaagaattaAATCGTGCCTTTAGAATGGTCTCTAAAATATGCGATGCTCCTACTTTAGATGATCCACCTCTTCGTGGAGCTGCCTCTGCGATAAATCCAAACCTCCAATTCACAATCGACTCTTTG GGAGCCCGTTTATCTTATGTAATCTCCACGGACTaccaaagaaaacttattaagcTTGAGAAAGAAAATGCTAAGCTTAAAGCTGAAAATTCGACCAATTCTGATTTGATTCGCAGAGCCcgagaaagaaatgatgaactcATTG ACCTGTATAACCTTTCGGATGAGGCTGCCAATCTTCCTGATGGTGAAACCCTTTTAGAAcaccttaattcttctttaaataaCCATCCCAACCAAATATTTGAAAATTTGAGTTTGGAGGAATTAAGGATGAAATATGCTGCTCTTAGAAAAAGCCATAGATCTTTATTGACTACATTTAATAACTTTAAACATCGTCTTCATGAGAGCCAAGAACAAATTCAAGTTTTGGAAACAAAGAAGAATAAGCTTATTGATGAGAAAGATGAGATTGCTCTTAAGGGTGCGAAAGCACAAGAAAAATTCCAAGAATCCATTGTTGAGGTTCAAAAAGAACGTGATTTAGCTGTGAGCGAAAATAACATACTTGTCgaagaaagaaatttaattcaCTCTCAgcttctcatagaaagcgaagctgaatttagttgggCTGCTAGGGTTCTGAATGATGCTAGAGAGG ATAAGGAGAAGAATTATCTTCAGAAGATTGAAGaattagaaactcgcttagcttCTAAGGAAGAGAATAATAATCTtcagaagattaaagaattagAAACTCGTTTAGCTTCTGAagaaaaagatttatcttctcgcGACTCTaagtatcagcaattgaagaAGAACTTCATCATCATGGTTTCGAACAATAGAAATGATGCTAATCGTGCTCGCGAAGCTGCTGTTAAGAAAGTATGCGTTGAGAATAGCATCCCTCTTACAAAGTATAAATTTCCAGAAATTCCTGAAAATGAACATATTTATGATATTTCAGACagtgagggagaagatgaagaatctgaagaagaaaTAAGTGGTTCTGAGGCTGAGCGAGATGAAGATTAA